One segment of Candidatus Manganitrophus noduliformans DNA contains the following:
- a CDS encoding heavy metal-binding domain-containing protein: MICPNCGCEQREAGRCIQCQMTLPGVKEASASTPPPTPATTSKRGEKKEREESEEREEDPALSPPEQTEKEALKTNRKGPIRVVEPERRARHEEGAHKILITTTQKIEGRKVKNYFGLINANIIIELEDQIHSIPEKAVYSTNTTYRSHLKTGILLALRDLRGEAALFGANAVVGTSFNFHRIDPRSLLLSAVGTAVLIDELN, translated from the coding sequence TATTCAGTGTCAAATGACGCTCCCCGGCGTGAAGGAAGCGTCGGCGAGCACCCCCCCTCCCACCCCTGCGACGACGTCGAAGAGAGGGGAAAAGAAAGAGCGGGAAGAGAGCGAGGAGAGAGAAGAAGATCCGGCGCTCTCCCCTCCGGAGCAGACGGAGAAAGAGGCGCTCAAAACGAATCGCAAGGGGCCGATCCGCGTCGTCGAGCCGGAACGCCGTGCACGTCATGAAGAAGGGGCTCACAAGATTTTGATCACCACAACTCAAAAGATAGAGGGAAGAAAAGTCAAAAACTACTTTGGATTGATCAATGCCAATATCATTATCGAGTTGGAGGACCAGATTCACTCGATCCCTGAAAAAGCGGTTTACTCGACCAACACCACTTATCGAAGCCACCTGAAGACAGGGATCTTGCTTGCGCTTCGCGATCTCCGAGGCGAAGCGGCCCTGTTCGGCGCCAATGCCGTGGTGGGAACCTCTTTCAACTTCCATCGAATCGACCCGCGCTCTCTCCTTCTCTCCGCCGTCGGAACCGCCGTTTTGATCGATGAGCTGA